A DNA window from Hordeum vulgare subsp. vulgare chromosome 1H, MorexV3_pseudomolecules_assembly, whole genome shotgun sequence contains the following coding sequences:
- the LOC123421814 gene encoding germin-like protein 5-1 → MGMGMGMASPLLSCAIMALLASVLPSPSVAGDPDLLQDICVADLTSGVKVNGFACKATVSEDDFYFKGLGAAGNTNTTYGSVVTGANVEKVPGLNTLGVSMARIDYAPGGLNAPHTHPRATEMVFVLQGALDVGFITTGNKLVSKTIAAGDVFVFPRGLVHFQKNNGDGPASVISAFNSQFPGTQSLAMTLFAATPAVPDHVLTAAFQVGTKEVQKIKSRLAPKKA, encoded by the exons ATGGGCATGGGCATGGGCATGGCTTCTCCCCTGCTTTCCTGCGCCATCATGGCGCTCCTGGCCTCCGTGCTCCCCTCGCCGTCCGTCGCCGGCGACCCCGACCTGCTGCAGGACATCTGCGTCGCCGACCTCACCTCCG GGGTGAAGGTGAATGGGTTCGCCTGCAAGGCCACGGTGAGCGAGGACGACTTCTACTTCAAGGGTCTGGGCGCCGCCGGGAACACAAACACGACGTACGGCTCCGTGGTGACCGGCGCCAACGTGGAGAAGGTGCCCGGCCTCAACACCCTCGGCGTCTCCATGGCGCGCATCGACTACGCGCCCGGCGGGCTCAACGCGCCGCACACCCACCCGCGCGCCACCGAGATGGTCTTCGTCCTCCAGGGCGCGCTCGACGTCGGCTTCATCACCACCGGCAACAAGCTCGTCTCCAAGACCATAGCCGCCGGCGACGTCTTCGTCTTTCCGCGCGGCCTCGTCCACTTCCAGAAGAACAACGGCGACGGCCCCGCCTCCGTCATCTCCGCCTTCAACAGCCAGTTCCCCGGCACGCAGTCCCTCGCCATGACGCTTTTCGCGGCCACGCCGGCGGTGCCTGACCATGTGCTCACGGCGGCGTTCCAGGTCGGCACCAAGGAGGTGCAGAAGATCAAGTCCAGGCTTGCCCCGAAAAAGGC